A window of Thiocapsa bogorovii genomic DNA:
ACGAGATCACCGAGCGCGCCTTGAACAACGAAAGCGACGACTCGGACGCCACACCCAATCCCAACCCTCAGGGGCCGCATCCATGAGCCGCACCGTTACCATCGAACCCGTCACCCGCATCGAGGGCCATGCCCGCATCACCCTGCAGCTCGGAGACGCCGGGGAGGTCGAAGACGCCAAGTTCCATCTCACCCAGTTTCGCGGCTTCGAGAAGTTCTGCGAGGGCCGGCCCTATCGGGAGATGCCCGCGCTGACCGCGCGAACCTGCGGCATCTGCCCGGTCAGCCATGTGCTGGCCTCCAACAAGGCGTGCGATCACCTGCTCTCGGTCAGCATCCCGCCGACCGGCGAAAAGTTGCGCCGCATCATCAACCTCGCGCAGCTCACCCAGTCGCACGCCTTATCGTTTTTTCATCTCTCCTCGCCGGACCTTTTGCTCGGTTGGGACTCGGATCCCGTCTCGCGGAACATCTTCGGCGTCATGCGCCAAGACCCGGCGCTGGCTAAGGACGGCATCCGTCTGCGCCAGATCGGCCAGACCATCATCGAGACCTTGGGCGGAAAGAAGATCCACCCTACCTGGGTCGTCCCCGGCGGGGTTAGCGAACCGTTGACGCAGGAGAAGCGCGACGCGATGCTCAAGCTGATCCCCGAGGGGCTGGAGATCGCCAAGCGCACCTACGCCTTCTTCAAGACGCTTGTGCCCAAGTTCAAGGACGAAGCAAACCACTTCGGCAGTCAGCCGACCATGTTCCTCAGCCTGGTGAGCCCCAAGGGCCACCTGGAACATTACGACGGCTTCCTGCGACTCAAGGATGCCCAAGGCCGCATCCTCGAAGACATGGTGCCGCCGCACGAATACGAGCGTCTGATCGGTGAGGCCGTCGAGGACTTCAGCTACATGAAGTTCCCCTACTACAAGCCGCACGGCTATCCCAATGGCATCTATCGGGTCGGACCCCTTGCACGTCTGAACAACGTCGATGCATGCGGAACACCTTATGCCGACGTGGCGCTCGCCGAATTCCACATGCTTCAAGAGTCCGGCCCGATCGCCAGCAGCTTCCACTATCACTATGCCCGACTGGTCGAGATCATCTACGCCCTCGAGATGATGGAACGTCTGCTCAAGGATCCGACCATCCTCGATGCACGCGTGCGAGCCCGCGCGCGGAGCAATCGCTACGAAGGGATCGGGGTCGCCGAGGCCCCGCGCGGGATCTTGATGCATCACTACCGCATCGACGACGAGGGCCTGATCACCTGGGTCAACCTCATCATCGCGACCGGGCACAACAACCTCGCCATGAACCAGAGCATCCGCCAGGTCGCCGACGCCTATGTCGACGGCAACAATCTCCAGGAGGGAATGCTCAATCGCGTCGAAGCGGTCATTCGCTGCTTCGACCCCTGCCTGTCTTGCGCCTCGCATGCCTTCGGCGAGATGCCGCTCGCCATCGAGCTCAAGGATGCGACGGGCCGCGTCGTCGACACACTCAGGCGCGGCTGAATGGATCAGGCATTGAAGGGCCGGAAGGTCTTGATCATCGGCTACGGCAGCCCGATCCGCGGAGACGATGCAATCGGACCACTGGTCGCGGATCGGTTGCAGGCCGAGGGCATGCCGGAAGGCGTGGAGGTGGTCTCGCGCCACATCCTCACCGCCGAGCTGGTCGCCGACTTGGTGGAGCACGACCGCGTCATCTTTCTCGATGCCGCAGTCGACGGAACGCCGGGCGAGGTCCGCTGCCGATCACTTGCCCCCGACGCCAGCGCCATGTCGACCATGGCGCATTTCCTCGATCCTCGCGAGCTCCTCGCCTGGTGCGAGACACTCTACGACAAGGTCCCCGAGACCTTCCTCGTCTCGGCGTGCGGAAGCGCGTTCGACTATTCCAACTACGTGCTGACACCGACCGCCGAAGCGGCGATCGAGCCCATGCTGGATTGGGTGCGGCGGCTGATCGACACGAACGCACCCACCTCGACGGATCAGGTTCAGGCCACATCGTCACGCGAAACAGGTACGCAGGCCCCGCTTCAGGCCCGATAGGCGGGCCTCGCCCGAAGTCACGGGTCGACGTCGATCGACAGCGGCGTCGACCCGTCGCCCATCCGCCACTTCACCTCGACTCCAGCGCGGCTTGACTCGGGCCCATCGATGAAGCTTGCAAAACGTGTACGGTTCAGGCCAAACTGGACTTCCGATGTTCCAATGATGCGGCGTGATCCTGTCGGGGTCGGCAGCCCCTAGCAGAGGCATCGATCAACAACCCCGATGGAGACGGGCGATGCGAGCGGCGATCCTCGTCGGATTGATGCTGGTCTACAG
This region includes:
- a CDS encoding hydrogenase maturation protease — translated: MDQALKGRKVLIIGYGSPIRGDDAIGPLVADRLQAEGMPEGVEVVSRHILTAELVADLVEHDRVIFLDAAVDGTPGEVRCRSLAPDASAMSTMAHFLDPRELLAWCETLYDKVPETFLVSACGSAFDYSNYVLTPTAEAAIEPMLDWVRRLIDTNAPTSTDQVQATSSRETGTQAPLQAR
- a CDS encoding Ni/Fe hydrogenase subunit alpha; the encoded protein is MSRTVTIEPVTRIEGHARITLQLGDAGEVEDAKFHLTQFRGFEKFCEGRPYREMPALTARTCGICPVSHVLASNKACDHLLSVSIPPTGEKLRRIINLAQLTQSHALSFFHLSSPDLLLGWDSDPVSRNIFGVMRQDPALAKDGIRLRQIGQTIIETLGGKKIHPTWVVPGGVSEPLTQEKRDAMLKLIPEGLEIAKRTYAFFKTLVPKFKDEANHFGSQPTMFLSLVSPKGHLEHYDGFLRLKDAQGRILEDMVPPHEYERLIGEAVEDFSYMKFPYYKPHGYPNGIYRVGPLARLNNVDACGTPYADVALAEFHMLQESGPIASSFHYHYARLVEIIYALEMMERLLKDPTILDARVRARARSNRYEGIGVAEAPRGILMHHYRIDDEGLITWVNLIIATGHNNLAMNQSIRQVADAYVDGNNLQEGMLNRVEAVIRCFDPCLSCASHAFGEMPLAIELKDATGRVVDTLRRG